In the Colletotrichum lupini chromosome 1, complete sequence genome, one interval contains:
- a CDS encoding phosphate-repressible phosphate permease, protein MNHAGNIADCGCGEYYWVGWVGVAQPVQKKVEMPLHQYDYIFAIGTIFAFLDAWNIGANDVANSWATSVSSRSISYIQAMTLGSILEFAGSVGVGARVADTIRTKIVNIDLFENDPALLMLGMTCAIVASSIYLTFCTKIGLPVSTTHSIMGGVIGMGIALIGADNIHWVSPSGGIDSGVVSVFLAWIIAPGISGAFAAIIFTITKYGVMLRKNPVMKGLALVPVYFGITASLLTMLIVWKGGSIKVTFNDAETAGMIIGVGAAWALLITIFFLPWLYRVVVKDDWQLRWYHIALGPLLLRRPEPPVQPEGYGGGIRDFYAGHMTKEELEVARSGGVVRSPSNDIETGSADGEKKVVQGSTDSPATNIPRKDYVHKPIVGPRPEGPWHNGDVLFWMVKKVFLSGVDQDIINMQKKESVLTGDLEEMHARVQHYDNKAEFLYSFMQVMTACTASFTHGANDVANAIGPYATIFQIWNTGVLSGSKSEVPIWILCFGGAGIALGIWTYGYNIMRNLGNRLTLHSPARGFSMELGAACTIILATRLKLPVSTTQCITGATVGVGLCSGTWRSINWRMVGWIYMGWIITLPTAGIISGCLAGVIVNAPRWGMGS, encoded by the exons ATGCCTCTTCATCAGTATGACTACATTTTCGCCATTGGCACCATCTTCGCATTCCTTGATGCGTGGAACATTG GTGCCAATGATGTTGCCAATTCATGGGCAACCTCGGTCTCGTCACGATCTATTTCTTACATTCAAGCTATGACCCTCGGATCCATCCTCGAGTTCGCCGGCTCGGTTGGTGTCGGCGCCCGTGTCGCAGACACCATTCGAACGAAGATTG TGAATATCGACCTATTCGAGAACGATCCGGCTCTCCTCATGCTTGGAATGACCTGTGCGATTGTGGCTTCCTCGATTTACCTTACCTTTTGCACCAAGATCGGTCTCCCGGTATCAACTACTCACTCCATCATGGGAGGCGTCATTGGCATGGGTATCGCACTTATTGGTGCCGACAACATTCATTGGGTCTCCCCTAGCGGCGGCATCGACTCTGGCGTAGTTTCAGTCTTCCTTGCATGGATCATCGCTCCTGGTATCTCGGGTGCATTCGCAGCCATCATCTTCACCATTACAAAATACGGCGTCATGTTGCGGAAGAACCCAGTCATGAAGGGACTGGCTCTCGTTCCTGTGTACTTTGGTATTACCGCTTCCCTCTTGACCATGCTGATTGTTTGGAAGGGTGGGTCTATCAAAGTTACTTTCAACGATGCCGAAACTGCCGGAATGATCATCGGTGTTGGTGCCGCCTGGGCTCTCCTCATCACAATATTCTTTCTCCCCTGGCTCTATCGTGTGGTAGTCAAGGACGATTGGCAACTGCGTTGGTATCACATTGCCCTGGGCCCGCTTCTGCTCCGCCGTCCCGAGCCACCTGTTCAGCCCGAAGGCTACGGCGGTGGAATCCGCGACTTCTATGCCGGGCACATGACCAAAGAGGAGCTAGAGGTTGCTCGCAGCGGTGGTGTTGTTCGAAGCCCTAGCAACGACATCGAGACTGGCTCTGCTGATGGCGAGAAGAAGGTCGTCCAAGGATCCACCGACTCCCCTGCGACCAATATTCCCCGTAAGGACTACGTCCACAAGCCCATCGTTGGCCCCCGTCCCGAAGGTCCCTGGCACAACGGCGACGTTCTTTTCTGGATGGTAAAGAAAGTCTTCCTGTCTGGTGTCGATCAGGACATTATCAACATGCAAAAGAAGGAGAGTGTGCTCACTGGCGATTTGGAGGAGATGCACGCCCGTGTCCAACACTACGACAACAAGGCTGAATTCCTGTACTCGTTCATGCAAGTCATGACTGCATGCACCGCCTCGTTCACGCACGGCGCCAACGACGTTGCCAATGCCATTGGACCCTACGCTACCATCTTTCAAATTTGGAACACTGGCGTTCTCTCTGGCAGCAAATCTGAGGTTCCAATCTGGATTCTCTGCTTCGGCGGTGCTGGTATCGCTCTTGGTATCTGGACGTACGGATACAACATTATGCGCAACCTCGGCAACCGCTTGACCCTTCACTCTCCCGCCCGTGGTTTCTCCATGGAGTTGGGTGCTGCTTGCACAATTATCTTGGCTACACGTCTCA AACTTCCTGTATCTACTACACAGTGCATCACTGGTGCGACCGTAGGTGTCGGCCTTTGCTCCGGCACTTGGCGATCAATCAACTGGCGTATGGTTGGCTGGATCTACATGGGTTGGATTATCACGCTGCCTACCGCTGGTATCATTTCTGGATGTCTCGCAGGCGTCATCGTCAACGCTCCCCGCTGGGGTATGGGAAGCTGA